The following coding sequences are from one Daphnia pulex isolate KAP4 chromosome 11, ASM2113471v1 window:
- the LOC124207069 gene encoding structural maintenance of chromosomes protein 4-like, which yields MPPGKNRLEGNEDHVVDKRQKKTQEPASDTLKDPDADVVDEGGEDEDGEDRNEGGMYFGDIYIPPAPAPSLTMDASGPRLVITHIENFYFKSYAGKQVLGPFHKSFTSIIGPNGSGKSNVIDSMLFVFGYRANKIRSKSVAVLIHNSENHPNVQSCSVAVHFQMIEDINDDEFNVVPGSQFVVSRTAFKDNSSFYQINGKRVQFKHVAKLLRNQGIDLDHNRFLILQGEVEQIAMMKPKAPNEHEGGMLEFLEDIMGTSRYKQPTEELSQRVESLNTLRTEKLNRVKLVEKEKDELEGPKNEAVAYIKLENDLAQFKYNLQQLYTHQSLKVIADSEQKKEKVNEEMGDLKTRLEELTLFKSQKEKDLKQCSKEHEEANRKLEKSVEKMASLIKDDEKMFEDYRLINTSRKKAKETIVSEKAKFEELSKIPEKNTKEIAELEKVLVDLEKKKEKEEKHFNEIMSNLQTETQGLQDEKQQHELELVQLKKAVNETQAQMDVAQSELDIYLSTEKKEKNVLDSMKEQLEKASQNYTERHRNLQELESNNPKWAKSLSEKQTELQKVTNEDKSKSEELRNIRIRLEQSRSTFSANTSRGRILDGLMEQKRKGTLPGIYGRLGDLGAIDEKFDGAVSTACGPLDNIVVDTVDTAQKCIAYLKNGNLGRASFIALEKMHHLIDVARQPFDAPESVPRLYDLIRVKDERVKPAFYSGLRNTLVAENLEQATRIGYGSRTRHRIVTLKGELIEPSGTMSGGGNGCQRGRMGRNVTTDTSGNETSAKDIALMEEKMQQLTEQCSQLRQKKQTLEDELVELNKLTRDGTTNLQKWKMEIRASEEQQKTLKEQINMQEKIVADSMADKKQVKTMEMSIAEKRKRYDAATETASKIQSKVQKVHSQIMELTEGKMSKAREKLDAFTSQISKVSSEKTKLGVAIKTSERNAKKSEDKIATLEQEVKDAEDDLRKLQERRKEVEEEATNLKSSQQTLEANEKEMKTKLVDLRSERDAALKEENKVRAEKIDYDQKMEKFDEAIASHRAKVEHWKREMSKIKLTAVDGNPAPEIKQIAEEELDGIRVDTFQNQITKTEAELGKMSPNLQAIADYRKKEEIYLARVAELDEVTQQRDEQRKHVDGLRKARLSEFMTGFAIITTKLKELYQMITLGGDAELELVDSLDPFSEGIVFSVRPPKKTWKNISNLSGGEKTLSSLALVFALHYYKPTPLYVMDEIDAALDFKNVSIVGNYIKERTRNAQFIIISLRSNMFELADRLVGIYKTHNTTKSVAINPNTIEKRGETENTNPASNSNTNVTAVSNVTVA from the exons ATGCCACCTGGAAAAAATAGGTTGGAAGGTAATGAGGATCATGTTGTGGATAAGCGTCAGAAGAAAACACAGGAACCTGCTTCTGACACTTTAAAGGATCCAGATGCTGATGTTGTCGATGAAGGtggtgaagatgaagatggTGAAGATCGAAATGAGGGTGGAATGTACTTTGGGGATATTTACATCCCCCCAGCGCCAGCCCCATCTCTTACAATGGATGCCAGTGGCCCAAGATTAGTTATCACCCACATTGAAAACTTCTACTTCAAAAGTTATGCTGGGAAACAAGTGTTGGGTCCATTTCACAAGAGTTTCACTTCCATCATTGGTCCTAATGGCAGTGGGAAAAGCAATGTCATTGATTCCATGCTGTTTGTCTTTGGTTATCGTGCCAACAAAATTCGATCCAAAAGTGTAGCAGTCCTTATCCATAATTCTGAAAACCATCCAAATGTACAAAGTTGCTCAGTAGCTGTCCACTTTCAGATGATTGAAGATATTAATGACGATGAATTTAACGTGGTTCCTGGGTCCCAATTTGTTGTCTCTAGAACAGCTTTcaag GATAATTCGTCATTTTATCAAATCAATGGAAAACGAGTTCAGTTTAAACATGTCGCCAAACTTTTGAGAAATCAAGGTATTGATCTTGATCACAACAGATTTCTCATCTTACAAGGAGAAGTAGAGCAGATTGCCATGATGAAACCAAAAGCCCCCAATGAGCATGAAGGTGGCATGCTTGAATTTTTAGAAGACATCATGGGAACTTCAAG GTACAAACAGCCGACCGAGGAACTCAGTCAAAGAGTAGAATCGCTAAACACCCTAAGAACTGAAAAGCTTAATCGCGTTAAGCTggtggagaaagaaaaggacgaACTTGAGGGCCCGAAGAACGAAGCAGTGGCTTATATCAAGTTGGAAAATGATCTCGCACAGTTTAAATATAATCTCCAGCAA cTCTACACTCATCAATCCTTGAAAGTGATCGCCGACAgtgaacaaaagaaagaaaaggtgaaCGAAGAAATGGGCGATTTGAAGACCAGACTAGAGGAACTGACTTTGTTCAAATcccaaaaggaaaaggatTTAAAGCAATGCTCCAAAGAACACGAAGAAGCCAACCGGAAGCTAGAGAAATCCGTGGAAAAAATGGCAAGTTTGATCAAAGATGACGAGAAGATGTTTGAAGACTACCGTCTCATCAACACGAGCCGcaaaaaagccaaagaaaCCATCGTGAGCGAGAAGGCCAAGTTTGAAGAGTTGAGCAAAAttcccgaaaaaaatacaaaagaaattgcagAATTAGAGAAAGTGCTGGTGgatttggagaagaagaaggaaaaagaagaaaaacacttcAACGAGATTATGTCAAATTTGCAAACGGAAACGCAGGGACTTCAAGACGAGAAGCAACAACATGAACTGGAACTGGTTCAACTCAAG AAAGCTGTAAATGAAACGCAAGCTCAGATGGACGTTGCCCAGTCCGAGTTGGATATTTACCTCagcacagaaaagaaagaaaaaaatgtcctcGACTCTATGAAGGAGCAACTTGAAAAAGCATCGCAAAATTACACGGAACGTCATCGTAATCTTCAAGAACTTGAATCCAATAATCCCAAGTGGGCAAAGTCCCTTTCGGAAAAACAGACTGAATTGCaaaag GTCACTAACGAGGATAAATCGAAAAGCGAAGAACTCAGGAATATACGCATCCGACTGGAGCAAAGCCGATCGACTTTTTCTGCCAACACTAGCCGAGGACGCATCCTTGACGGTTTAATGGAGCAGAAACGAAAAGGAACGTTACCCGGCATATATGGACGCCTGGGTGATCTCGGCGCTATTGATGAGAAGTTCGACGGAGCCGTCTCGACAGCGTGTGGCCCTTTAGATAACATCGTCGTCGATACCGTTGATACCGCCCAAAAATGCATCGCGTACCTGAAAAACGGCAACTTGGGCAGAGCTTCTTTTATCGCACTGGAGAAAATG CATCACTTGATCGACGTCGCCCGGCAACCGTTTGACGCTCCCGAGAGCGTCCCACGACTTTACGACCTGATCCGCGTCAAAGACGAGCGAGTCAAACCTGCCTTTTATAGCGGTCTGAGAAACACGCTGGTGGCAGAAAATCTGGAACAGGCGACTCGCATCGGCTATGGTTCTCGTACCCGACACCGCATTGTCACGTTGAAAG GTGAGTTGATTGAGCCATCTGGAACCATGAGTGGAGGAGGTAATGGATGTCAGCGCGGAAGAATGGGCCGGAATGTCACTACAGACACTTCGGGCAACGAGACCTCTGCCAAAGATATTGCcttgatggaagaaaagatgCAGCAACTTACCGAACAGTGCAGCCAACTGCGTCAGAAGAAACAGACCCTTGAAGATGAGTTGGTTGAACTTAACAAATTAACCCGGGATGGAACGACCAACCTTCAGAagtggaaaatggaaattagG GCTTCCGAGGAACAACAAAAGACTCTAAAGGAGCAGATTAACATGCAAGAGAAGATAGTGGCTGATTCGATGGCGGATAAGAAGCAGGTTAAGACAATGGAGATGTCCATCGCCGAAAAACGTAAAAGATACGATGCCGCTACGGAAACGGCATCCAAAATACAGTCCAAAGTTCAAAAAGTCCACAGTCAAATCATGGAATTGACAGAGGGTAAAATGAGTAAAGCAAGGGAAAAATTAGATGCTTTCACTTCCCAGATATCCAAA GTAAGCtcggaaaaaacaaaacttggtgTGGCAATCAAAACTTCGGAGCGCAATGCCAAAAAGTCGGAAGACAAAATCGCCACTCTGGAACAGGAGGTGAAAGATGCTGAGGACGATTTACGGAAGTTGCAAGAACGCCGTAAGGAGGTCGAAGAGGAGGCCACGAATCTCAAATCTTCTCAACAAACACTAGAggcaaatgaaaaagagatgaagacCAAATTGGTTGACCTCAGATCCGAACGTGATGCAGCTCTCAA ggAGGAGAACAAAGTTCGAGCTGAGAAGATCGACTACGAccagaaaatggaaaagtttgACGAAGCGATCGCATCTCATCGAGCCAAAGTTGAGCACTGGAAGAGAGAAATGAGCAAAATCAAACTAACCGCAGTAGATGGGAATCCGGCGCCAGAAATCAAGCAAATCGCAGAGGAAGAGTTAGATGGAATCCGAGTGGATACGTTTCAGAATCAGATAACCAAAACGGAGGCAGAATTAGGAAAAATGTCTCCGAATTTGCAG GCTATTGCGGAttacagaaagaaagaagaaatctacTTAGCGCGAGTTGCCGAACTGGACGAGGTCACTCAACAGCGCGACGAACAGCGAAAACATGTCGACGGTCTGCGCAAAGCCAGACTGAGCGAGTTTATGACTGGATTcgccatcatcaccaccaaaTTGAAAGAACTCTACCAAATGATTACGCTGGGAGGTGATGCTGAGCTGGAATTAGTCGATTCGCTTGATCCATTCAGCGAGGGCATCGTCTTTAGCGTCAGACCACCGAAAAAGACGTGGAAGAATATTTCCAATCTATCTGGAGGCGAGAAAACTCTCTCTTCGCTGGCCCTCGTCTTTGCTCTTCACTATTACAAGCCAACACCACTGTACGTCATGGACGAGATTGATGCCGCCCTCGATTTCAAAAACGTCTCCATTGTTGGAAACTACATCAAGGAGCGGACTCGCAACGCCcagttcatcatcatttccctGCGTTCCAACATGTTCGAGCTTGCTGATCGATTGGTTGGCATCTACAAGACTCACAACACCACCAAATCCGTAGCGATAAACCCCAATACCATTGAGAAGCGTGGCGAAACAGAGAACACCAATCCTGCTTCAAATTCCAATACTAATGTTACTGCTGTTTCAAACGTGACCGTAGCTTAG